The region TTACCTTTTAAATCATCTATTTCCATCTTTATATCTATTGTATCTTCATATAAAGAAAATATTTTAAGCTGTCCTTTATTTCCTATGGCTATAAGAGAATCCTTTTTGCCATCTTCATTCTCTAGAAATCTAATTGCTCTTATTTCATCATTTAGCAAATCTATTTCTTTGATAATACTAAGTTGTTTGTTATCATATTTAATTAAATATAATCTTCCTGTCTTTGTTCCAACTACAAAATAATCATGACTTATTTTTTCCATTGTAGCCCAATTTGAAACACTACAATATATATCCTCATGAAATATCAATTGATATTCATCTTTTTCTTTTATTATTTCAAATAAACTTAACTTTTCTTCTCCATTCTCAGCTATAAATAAAGTATCATTAATTGCTAAACATCTTCCAAATACACTAAAATCATACTCTATTTGAATTCTTTTAACTTCAATTTGTCCGTTGGCATCAGGTATTTGTTCAAAATTATCACATGAAATTAAATAGCATCCACCTATAGCTCCAAAAAGCAAAATTTCTTTATCATTTAATTTATATATAAATGAAATTCTCTCCTTTATATCTTTGATAGGAGCACTCCACTCTACTTCAATTTGATCATCATCAGAAGTATCTATATAAAAAAATTGAACACTTCTATCTACACTAGCTGTAATGAAGAGATTTTCATTAATTCTTAATATGCTTTCTATAAAACTATTAAAACTAAATGCTCCCAATTGTTTTGTCTGATTTATTAGCATTGAAGTTTCTATGACATTGTTTTTGTAAACTCGATAATATGGAATCAATTCAGCCAATAAGGCTTCCTCAATTTGCGAAAGTTTTTCTAATTGTTCTTCAAAATCTTCATTCAAAATTCCATTTGTTTGACATTCATTCAACTTTTTTCTTAGATTTTCAACTTGATTCTTGAAGTCATTTCCATCCACCGACAAATTTATTTTCATTCTTCTCCCCCATTATCTTCTAAGTATTCAAGTAAATCCTTTGAATGCTCTAAATGAGATAATTGTTGGTCTAGTTTTTCATATTTCTTTGCATCAATTGGCAATGAATCATCAATATTATATTTTAAATCTTCCATTAATTCTTTTGGCAAAGTTTTTCTTGTAGTTCCTTTCCCAAATATCAGATGAACCACATCTAAATAGCTTAAAGTTTCTATTGATGGGCGAACATAGTGATATGGGCGGGTACGAATTTCATCATATGTTGTAGTTGCTTCTCCTAAGCCTTTTGTCTCAATCTTCCATCCTTCTGATTCAGGAAAAAAACCAAAGCGCACTGCTTGTGAGAGAATATAATTTTGATCGTCAGGATAAGTAATTGAACTAATAAAACCATCCCACAAAGCCTTGCTCAAATCTTTTTCTTCCCCTTGATTCCAATTATCTAAAACATGCAAAATATTACGGATTGATAATACAGATTCTCGAAGCTCCAATCCACCTACTCCAAAATCCTTTTCTACTTCATTGTCCTTCCAATTGCCCATAAAAACATTTTGAGTAACTCTACACAACTGAGAAAATCGAAACAATTCTTCCAATGTCCTCTTGGAGTTAGGAATGAAAATATTCCCATTTTTATCAGCCAATTGTGTTAATATTATTCTAAAAAGTTCGTTTTTTTCTGGAAACTCTTGATCTTCTAAAGAGCCTGTTATATTTTGTGGTACATAATTATATTCAATAGTCACAAAACGTGATTTAAATGCTGGATTTAAATCATTTGTTCCTTCATAATTAACCGTTTGAGTTGATAGATTTCCTGTACCAATAAATCCAAATCCAGGTTTAATCAAGACAGGGCCAACTCCTGTAATATAGGCCGTACTTCCCGCATGACGCTGCAATATGTCATTCAAAGCAATTAAATTTTGCATGGCAATCGTATTTAATTCGTCAACGATTACAGGACGACCTTCTTTTACTGCAATCAAAATCTCTTTTTCTATTTTTTTGATTTCAGTTCCAAAAGCACTATTACTTGCTACTAACAAATCAGAAAAGCTCTTCCATATCTGAATCTTAAGCTGTAACTGCTCTTCATCAGTCATATTCTCTAGCCTTTCTTTGTGTTCATCCATCCACTCATAAAAATCTCCTATAATCATATTTAGATAATCCGAATATGATCCTTCAGAAAAACTATGTTCTAGAGACAAAGTTTTCTCTACAAACATATCTTCATAAGTTAAATTATGTGAACCAGATATAAAAAGTGGCTGTAAAGACTCTATTTCCTCTTTACTTCCATTAGTTAAAATATTTTTATAGTAAAGCTTTCTTTCTTCATTAAATTCTTTAAATTTTTGAATAGCCACTTTTTCTGTTGCATTTGGATTGGTAGAAAACCAACCTTCCATTTTGTCTTCTAATTCTCTTTGTATTTTGTTTTGAATAGTAAAATCTACAGCTGCTTCAATTGCTAATTGCGTTTTCCCACTGCCTAAATGTCCTACAATATATACTGGAACACCTAAGTCTAGCGAATCTATTATTTTTTGTTTTGATTTAACTACATAAGGAACTGTAACTAAATGCTGTTGATATTTGTTTTCTATATCTCTTATCAATAGACGTTTATGATAAAACTCCCACCCTTCTGGGGAGTTTCTAATAAGTTCCTCTAATTCTCTTTCTAACTTTTTTATAGAATCAACTCTATATCTTGTAGCGGAATTGCTCCTATAATTACTGTAATTATTGCTCTCACTATTTATTCTTCTTTCAAATCGCAGGAAGAACTTTTCATATTCAATTAAATTTTCAATTTCTTGTATCTTTTTGCTCATGTTTAATATTTCTTCTTCTTTATAAGCTCTGTATTTTTTATAATAAACATTATTTTTTTTAGGATTAGGAACTATTTTATCGTCCCTTTCTTCAAATCTTCTAAAAGCTTTAAAAAATGATCCTTGCTCTTCTATTTTTTTGCTATTTTCACATTCCAATGATTTTAAAGCTTCCTTGTGCAAATCATCTCTATACCAACTTTGCATTTCTTCTATGGTAGGAATATAAGATTGATTAAGCTTTTTATTTTGTTCATTCATGAAAATATTCTCCTTTACATAATATTCTATTGTATTATCAATATAAGTAATAAATTAAAATCCCGATTTTCTCAAATTCGGGATTTTAATCATATTATTTAATTCTAGATATCATTAAATAATTTTATATTCTTTCAACATCTTTTCAATCTCTGTTCCTGCTACTTGTTTTTCAATTTTACGTCTAACTAGTGGTGGCAAATCTATTTCTGGTTTTTCCCCATCTAATAAACATACACCTGCATTTAACAAATAGCGGATATCATATCTGGAAGCATATACCTCAGGAACTCCTTTTTCAACTCCAGTCAACACATATACTGCTTCCATAGCTGTACGTCCTGAGTATTCAATAGTAAATACAGTATCACGTCCTGGATCATCTAATGTTTCAGCATATTGTCCAAGGAAAGCAAAGTTTACTGCATTCTTTGGTACAACATAAGGACGATCTCCAAATTCACGAGGCATAAATTGAGATGTAATAAATGGCATCATAACAGGAACTGCAGTACAACTTTCTGCTAATTCTTCAATTTTATCTGTGGGAACTCCTATATGATATAACCATTCTTTTGTAATTTCCTTACCAGTACAATCTCTCATAGATTTCTTAATGTAGTCGCCAGGAACATCGGTAAATAAACTATATACCCAAACAACAACATCTTTTTCAGGTTGACCATAGTATTGTTCTTGACGGTTTATGGTCCAACTCATTAACCATGAAGAGTCAACTGCTGTAACTATACCACCTGTTACAGTTCGTCCAGTATATGGAGAACGTTTTGTAATCTTTTCAATATATTCAGGAACACGTTCATCATGACAAGTTACTGTACAAGACTCCCAATTAGATTTTTCTGGATCTGTACAGAATTTATCTGGATTTCCAAACTCATCACATTGAGCTGCTATATTTCTCCACAAAGTCCAACATCCTTTTGCTTCCTTGTTAAATGGAGCTGGAGTATTGTCATCACCATATCCAGAACCTTCAGTCATAGAGCCATTAGTGATAAATACTAAATCATTTTCTGTTAAGTCAATAGAAATGTCATTTTCATTTTTATCCTTTGCAACTATCTTCTTTGCAACTTTTTTATCATCTGAAATTGAGAATTCAACATTATCAACAGTGACCCCATATTCAAATTTAGCACCATGGTCTTCTAAATATTTAACCATAGGTTTTACAAATGAAGTATATTGATCATGACGTGAGAATTGCAAAGCTGAAAGAGTTGGTAAGCCATCAACATGATGGATGAAACGATTCATATATAATTTCATCTCTAAAGCACTATGCCAGTTCTCAAAAGCAAACATTGTTCTCCATATTGTCCAGAAATCAGTATTTAAAAGCTCCTCGGAAAAAATATCTTCAATAGCTTTATCTTGAAGTTCTTCATCTGTCATCATCGTAAAAGCAGCTAATTCTTTTGCCAAGTCTTGACCCAAATTAAATTTTCCATTATCATAGCGTTCACCATGGTTATGAGTAATACGACAATTGCTGAAATTTGGATCATCATGATTTGTATAATAAAAATGATCTAATACAGTCATATTAGGATCTTCTGTAGATGGTAAGGAACTAAACAAATCCCATAAAACTTCAAAATGATGTCCCTGTTCACGTCCTCCACGTGCCACATAACCTGCATTTTGGCGAACTTGACCGTCCAAAGACCCTCCAGGAATATCTAATTGCTCTAAAAAAGTAATATTGCTGCCATCCATGTGAGCATCACGAATCAAAAAACATCCAGCAGCTAATGAAGCAATTCCAGTTCCAATTAAATAAGCCTTTTTGTTTTCAATATCTTTAGGTTTTCTTGCATTTACTAAAGAATGATAGTTCCCATTTGTAAGCGTAAGCCTTTCATCATGTGTCTTTAATTTCATTTTATTCTCCCCTTTTACTTTTTTAATAGTCTTTTGATTTGGACTATTATGTTTACTTGAGTTCATTATATAAACTTTTTATAAGTTTTACATTATATAAATAAACTGTGGTGTTCAAAAATTGAACACCACAGTTTATTTATACAATCTTTATGCATCAAAATAAAAATGTCTAATAAGAAAAAAACCTCATATCACTTTTTTGCCAAATATCATTTAAATCAGCACTTCGCTTAAGAGATAATCTAATGTTTCCATCAAAAAGCTGGCCTATTCGTCGAATTATATTATTAGGGTCCCCCTTCATTCCAGAAGCTATCCAATGTAGTATCATTTCAGTAAGGGCACATTGATAAAAGAAAGCAATCAGTTTTTTATCTCCTAAAGAGGCTGAAATACCATCATTTACTTTTTCAACATATCTAATCATAACATTTCCTGATACATTATATATATAATTCTCTAATTGTTCTCTCTGCATAGAATTATATATATGATAAATAGCTTTCTGGTTTTCTAAAGCAAACTTAGTGGCTAAAAGAAAACTCTCTTCCCAAGAAAGTGTATCATTATACTCACCAATTACTCTTTGAAGTTCTGTTTGGAAAATTTCTGATAAAAGTGCATATATATCTGTATAGTGATAATAAAAAGTATTTCTATTAATATTACATGCTTTAGCAATATCCTTAACTGTGATTTTGTCAAGTGGACGCTCATTCAACATATTGATGAATACCTCTCGAATCATTTCTTTGGTATATTGCTGTACCAAGTTATCACCTCCACAATGCTTTAGCTATATAAAAATTATAGCACATGGAATGTTATTTGCAAACGCGACAGTGAGACTGGTATTAGCACTTTATTTATTTCTACTTTTTGCTAATATAATTATTATAACAATTTTTAATTTAATTAAAAATTAGATTCTTCCTTCTTATGAACATGTAGTAAATCATGTCTGTCCTTTAGCATTCCTTCAAACAATGAACTTATCAAAGGATTTTCTTCAGAACTCTTGATTTGAGAAGTTCTATCAAGTTTATATAATCCATTAGCCCTATCAATGCCCCTATTACTTGTTTTAGATACTGGTTGACCTCCACCACATACACAACCACCTGGGCAAGACATTACTTCTACAAAATGATAGCTTTTTTCTCCTGACTTTATTTGTTTTACCAATTCACTAGCATTTTTTAGTCCATGTACTACTGCTAATCTAACCTCTGTTCCATCTATATCAAATACAGCTTCTTTTATATTTTCCATTCCTCTTACATCTTTAAACATTACATCCTTAGCTGTATGATTAGGTTTATCTTTTAGAAGTCTTGTAACTACTGCCTCAGTGACTCCTCCAGTTGAACCAAATATTACACCTGAACCACTTACTAACCCAAAGGGCATATCAAAGGATTCTTCTTCTAATGATTCAAATATTATACCTGCTTCCTTTATTAAAAATGCTAATTCTTGTGTTGTTATAACTATATCAACATCTCTGTTTCCATCATGTTCAAATTGTTCTCTAGCGGCTTCAGCCTTTTTAGCTGTACAAGGCATTACTGATACAACTATAGTCTCTTTACCTTCTTCTTTGTCCTTATCCTTAAAGTACTCCTTCAAAACTGATCCAAACATTTGTTGTGGAGATTTGCAAGTAGAAATATTATCCACCATATCAGGGAATTTATTCTCAGCAAATTTAACCCATGCTGGACAACAAGAAGTAAATAGAGGAAGTTTCTTACCTTCTGTAAGCTTTGTAACAAATTCATTGCTCTCCTCTATCACTGTCATATCTGCTCCAAAGGATGTATCATAAACTTCATCTACTCCAATGGTCTTAAGAGCAGCAACTATTTTTCCTACTGTTACTTCTCCTGGATTTAATCCAAACTCTTCTCCTAGTGCAACTCTTACCGCTGGAGCTATTTGAGCTACTACTCTTTTGTTTTTATCATGAATTGCTTCCCAAACTTTATAATTCTCATTCTTAATTATAATTGCCCCTGTTGGACATACAACTCTACATTGTCCACAATCTACACAAGTTACTTGTGAAATATTCTTATTAAAAGCAGGTGTTACTATCATTTCTGAACCTCTATATGCAAAGCTTAAAGCCCCTACTCCTTGCACCTCTTCACATACCCTTACACAGTCTCCGCATAAAATACATTTATTTGGGTTTCTTATAATACTCAAACTTGATTTATCAATAGGGAGTTTATCAATCATTTTGTTAAATCTAATTTCTCTTATTCCTAATCTAACTGCCAACTCTTGAAGTTGACATTGTCCAGTTCTATTACATGCAGTACAATCCCTATCATGTTCAGCTAATAATAGTTCAAGAATTGTTTTTCTATACTTTAAAAGCCTTGGGGTGTTTGTAAATATTTCCATGCCGTCCTTTGGTACCTCTGAACAAGAAGTAAATACTTTTCCCTTAGTATCTTCAACTATACACATCCTACAAGCACCATAAATACTTAATTCTGAATGGTAACAGAATGTTGGCAAATTGATACCAGCTTTTCTCACTACCTCCAATACATTTTTTTCCTTATCAAATTCGACTTTTCTACCATCTATTATCATAGTACTCATAGCCTACTCCTCCTTTATAGCTGAAAATGCACAATGTTCTAAACAAGTACCACATTTAATACAAATATCAGGATCAATTGTAAATTTATCTTTTATTCTTCCAGATATTGCGTTTACAGGACATATTAATCTACATTTTCCACAACCTTTACATAATTCAGGTACAATCTTTATTATCTTAAGTCCTTGACAAGTACCAGTAGGGCATTTCTTATCTACTACATGAGCCAAATATTCATCTCTGAAATATTTCAATGAACTAACTACTGGGTTTGCTGCTGTTTTTCCAAGCCCACAAAGAGCAGTATTTGTTATGGTATCTGCTAATTCTTCAAGTAAATCTAGATCTTCTACTGTACCCTTTCCTACAACAATTTTTTCTAAAATTTCAAGCATTCTTTTGGTACCTTCTCTACAAGGTACACATTTTCCACAGGACTCTTTTTGAGTAAAATTCATAAAAAATCTAGCAACTTCTACCATACAAGTATCTTCATCCATTACTACCATTCCACCAGAACCAATCATAGCTCCAGCTTTTTTCAATGAATCAAAATCCAGTGGCATATCTAAATGTTCTTCCGTTAAGCAACCACCTGAAGGCCCTCCTATTTGAACAGCCTTAAACTTTTTATTATCCTTTATCCCTCCACCTATATCGAATATAACTTCCCTAAGAGTTGTACCCATAGGTACTTCTATGAGGCCAGTATTATTTACATTTCCTGTTAAAGCAAATGCCTTTGTACCAGGGCTATTTTGGGTACCATAAGACTTGTACCATTCAGCGCCGTTCATAATTATATGCCTAACATTTGCAAAGGTTTCAACATTGTTTAATACAGTAGGCTTTTTCCATAGCCCTTGTTCTACAGTTCTCTTTACCTTTACTTTAGGCATTCCTCTTTCCCCTTCGATTGAGGCAATAAGTGCACTACCCTCGCCACAAACAAATGCCCCTGCCCCTTGATTTACATGAATATCAAAATTTAAATCTGTACCTAATATATTTTTACCAAGTAATCCAAATTCTCTTGCTTGTTCAATAGCCTTATTTAATCTTGCTACTGCCAATGGATACTCAGCTCTCACATATATATATCCTTCTGACGCTCCAGTTGCATAAGCAGCTATACTCATACCTTCAACTATATTGTGTGGATCTCCCTCCATAATAGATCTATCCATAAATGCCCCAGGGTCTCCCTCATCACCATTACATATCACATATTTATTATCACTTGGATAGGAAAGTACTTGGGACCATTTCTTTCCAGCAGGATATCCACCACCACCTCTGCCCCTAAGCTTAGCATTAGTTA is a window of Anaerosalibacter sp. Marseille-P3206 DNA encoding:
- a CDS encoding oleate hydratase; translated protein: MKLKTHDERLTLTNGNYHSLVNARKPKDIENKKAYLIGTGIASLAAGCFLIRDAHMDGSNITFLEQLDIPGGSLDGQVRQNAGYVARGGREQGHHFEVLWDLFSSLPSTEDPNMTVLDHFYYTNHDDPNFSNCRITHNHGERYDNGKFNLGQDLAKELAAFTMMTDEELQDKAIEDIFSEELLNTDFWTIWRTMFAFENWHSALEMKLYMNRFIHHVDGLPTLSALQFSRHDQYTSFVKPMVKYLEDHGAKFEYGVTVDNVEFSISDDKKVAKKIVAKDKNENDISIDLTENDLVFITNGSMTEGSGYGDDNTPAPFNKEAKGCWTLWRNIAAQCDEFGNPDKFCTDPEKSNWESCTVTCHDERVPEYIEKITKRSPYTGRTVTGGIVTAVDSSWLMSWTINRQEQYYGQPEKDVVVWVYSLFTDVPGDYIKKSMRDCTGKEITKEWLYHIGVPTDKIEELAESCTAVPVMMPFITSQFMPREFGDRPYVVPKNAVNFAFLGQYAETLDDPGRDTVFTIEYSGRTAMEAVYVLTGVEKGVPEVYASRYDIRYLLNAGVCLLDGEKPEIDLPPLVRRKIEKQVAGTEIEKMLKEYKII
- a CDS encoding TetR/AcrR family transcriptional regulator, encoding MVQQYTKEMIREVFINMLNERPLDKITVKDIAKACNINRNTFYYHYTDIYALLSEIFQTELQRVIGEYNDTLSWEESFLLATKFALENQKAIYHIYNSMQREQLENYIYNVSGNVMIRYVEKVNDGISASLGDKKLIAFFYQCALTEMILHWIASGMKGDPNNIIRRIGQLFDGNIRLSLKRSADLNDIWQKSDMRFFSY
- a CDS encoding [FeFe] hydrogenase, group A, encoding MSTMIIDGRKVEFDKEKNVLEVVRKAGINLPTFCYHSELSIYGACRMCIVEDTKGKVFTSCSEVPKDGMEIFTNTPRLLKYRKTILELLLAEHDRDCTACNRTGQCQLQELAVRLGIREIRFNKMIDKLPIDKSSLSIIRNPNKCILCGDCVRVCEEVQGVGALSFAYRGSEMIVTPAFNKNISQVTCVDCGQCRVVCPTGAIIIKNENYKVWEAIHDKNKRVVAQIAPAVRVALGEEFGLNPGEVTVGKIVAALKTIGVDEVYDTSFGADMTVIEESNEFVTKLTEGKKLPLFTSCCPAWVKFAENKFPDMVDNISTCKSPQQMFGSVLKEYFKDKDKEEGKETIVVSVMPCTAKKAEAAREQFEHDGNRDVDIVITTQELAFLIKEAGIIFESLEEESFDMPFGLVSGSGVIFGSTGGVTEAVVTRLLKDKPNHTAKDVMFKDVRGMENIKEAVFDIDGTEVRLAVVHGLKNASELVKQIKSGEKSYHFVEVMSCPGGCVCGGGQPVSKTSNRGIDRANGLYKLDRTSQIKSSEENPLISSLFEGMLKDRHDLLHVHKKEESNF
- a CDS encoding NADH-quinone oxidoreductase subunit NuoF encodes the protein MKINSIEKLKGISQRYKNSLDKQEKHVLVCGGTGCVANGSLAIYDRLRELVEEKGLLAKVELYEEDKGIGIRKSGCHGFCEEGPLVRIEPDKFLYIRVKLEDCEEIVNTTLIEGHPVERLMYKSEGKVFHTQEEIPFYKSQTRLVLEHCGHIDAESIEEYIAYGGYQALAKVLDEMTPEEVCNEITNAKLRGRGGGGYPAGKKWSQVLSYPSDNKYVICNGDEGDPGAFMDRSIMEGDPHNIVEGMSIAAYATGASEGYIYVRAEYPLAVARLNKAIEQAREFGLLGKNILGTDLNFDIHVNQGAGAFVCGEGSALIASIEGERGMPKVKVKRTVEQGLWKKPTVLNNVETFANVRHIIMNGAEWYKSYGTQNSPGTKAFALTGNVNNTGLIEVPMGTTLREVIFDIGGGIKDNKKFKAVQIGGPSGGCLTEEHLDMPLDFDSLKKAGAMIGSGGMVVMDEDTCMVEVARFFMNFTQKESCGKCVPCREGTKRMLEILEKIVVGKGTVEDLDLLEELADTITNTALCGLGKTAANPVVSSLKYFRDEYLAHVVDKKCPTGTCQGLKIIKIVPELCKGCGKCRLICPVNAISGRIKDKFTIDPDICIKCGTCLEHCAFSAIKEE